One stretch of Bacillales bacterium DNA includes these proteins:
- the tilS gene encoding tRNA lysidine(34) synthetase TilS: protein MFAIRQAVDRFIKRHQLLRKNASVVVGVSGGPDSMALLDYLRSVRCSWGLTLVVASVDHGFRGAESAEDLRYVEDYCRRRDIAFEGASLGLDNGKGVRVQARAREERYRFFSSIMKKHHADFLALAHHGDDQIETMLMRQVRGSFGLSRAGIPVRRPFSCGEIIRPFLGVDKQQIEKYCEERNIHPRKDPSNESDSYTRNRFRHSVLPFLKRENPNVHTRFQLESEVLTADHLFLQSLAEKALNEVEVDRQKDRIACSVKALTRIPIALQRRVIQLILNYLYEETPASLSLIHIEEALHLLTHEQPSGRLDFPRGLRVVRSYDHFIFSYNDHATEAVAYSEVLDVPGKTRCPVGWITADFIADPGDELEGPERLICDADLVSMPLFVRSKAPGDRIAANGMKGSKKVKAIFIDQKIPRHLREQWPIVTDSRGNVLWVPGLKHSRLAKPSEGTRRYLALRFQLFEHIGEDMGK from the coding sequence GTGTTTGCCATCAGACAGGCGGTCGATCGCTTCATTAAACGACATCAATTGCTGCGCAAAAATGCGAGTGTCGTCGTCGGCGTTTCCGGAGGACCGGACTCGATGGCGCTGCTCGATTATTTGCGCAGCGTCCGTTGTTCTTGGGGGTTGACTCTCGTTGTCGCCAGCGTTGACCACGGTTTTCGCGGAGCGGAATCTGCGGAAGATCTTCGTTACGTCGAAGACTATTGCCGTCGTCGGGACATTGCATTTGAAGGGGCGAGCCTCGGCCTCGACAATGGGAAAGGGGTTCGCGTTCAGGCTCGTGCACGCGAGGAACGTTACCGCTTTTTCTCCTCCATCATGAAAAAACATCACGCCGACTTTCTCGCGCTTGCTCATCACGGGGACGATCAGATCGAAACGATGCTGATGAGGCAAGTTCGCGGCAGTTTCGGCTTGAGCAGGGCCGGGATTCCCGTTCGCCGGCCGTTTTCGTGCGGGGAAATTATCCGCCCGTTTCTCGGCGTCGACAAACAGCAAATCGAGAAGTACTGCGAGGAACGAAACATTCACCCGCGAAAAGATCCTTCCAATGAAAGCGATTCTTATACGAGAAATCGCTTTCGTCATTCGGTTTTACCTTTTCTGAAAAGGGAAAACCCTAATGTACATACCCGGTTTCAGTTGGAAAGTGAAGTGTTGACTGCGGACCATCTTTTCCTGCAATCGCTTGCTGAAAAGGCATTAAATGAAGTCGAAGTCGATCGCCAAAAGGACAGAATTGCGTGTTCCGTCAAGGCATTGACACGTATTCCGATCGCTTTACAAAGAAGGGTAATTCAACTAATATTAAACTATCTGTATGAGGAAACTCCTGCTTCTCTTTCGTTGATACATATCGAAGAAGCGCTCCATTTGCTCACTCATGAGCAACCTTCCGGACGTTTGGATTTTCCTCGCGGTTTACGGGTGGTCCGATCATATGACCACTTTATTTTTTCATATAACGATCATGCAACGGAAGCTGTCGCATACAGTGAAGTGCTGGACGTACCCGGAAAGACAAGGTGCCCTGTCGGTTGGATTACGGCCGACTTCATCGCAGATCCTGGTGACGAGCTGGAGGGTCCCGAACGGTTGATTTGCGATGCGGATCTTGTTTCGATGCCGCTTTTCGTGCGTTCAAAAGCTCCCGGTGACCGAATCGCGGCCAACGGAATGAAAGGCTCGAAAAAGGTAAAGGCTATTTTTATCGATCAAAAAATACCGCGGCATTTGCGGGAACAATGGCCCATCGTGACCGATTCGCGCGGAAATGTTCTTTGGGTTCCGGGATTGAAGCACTCACGGCTCGCCAAACCGTCCGAAGGGACGAGGCGGTATTTGGCGCTGCGCTTTCAGTTGTTCGAACACATCGGGGAGGATATGGGAAAGTGA
- a CDS encoding phosphotransferase, which yields MTYSLKNRAHSLPAGTVIRGKWHHCRYRIIRPLGRGANGDVFLAECVNGRVAVKIGRESLSLMSEVNVLRKFSKVQGNVLGPSLIDVDDWNTGARTFPFYVMEYLKGVPLLSFIQSRPSEWIGILVVQLLADLDRLHRAGWVFGDLKPDNLLVTGPPPRVRWLDVGGTTVIGRSIKEYTEFFDRGYWGLGSRKAEPSYDLFAVAMIMINAAYPKRFNKKKDGYSQLMNAVKSHRSLKPYQRVIAFALQGKYAGAPSMRQDMVKRLHVRETPQPSTGVGAGTKRAQASANKPKKRREWTKTLMLGLTLFIVYFLYLFGIH from the coding sequence ATGACCTATTCATTGAAGAATCGGGCTCATAGTCTTCCCGCCGGGACGGTCATTCGCGGGAAATGGCATCATTGCCGTTATCGCATCATCCGCCCGCTCGGACGCGGGGCAAACGGCGACGTATTTTTGGCGGAATGTGTCAACGGACGGGTGGCTGTCAAAATCGGCCGCGAAAGTCTTTCGCTCATGTCCGAAGTGAATGTCCTAAGGAAGTTTTCCAAGGTTCAGGGCAACGTCCTTGGACCTTCTTTGATTGACGTTGATGATTGGAACACCGGTGCCCGCACATTCCCCTTTTATGTGATGGAATATTTAAAAGGGGTCCCGTTGCTTTCCTTCATTCAATCGCGCCCCTCGGAATGGATCGGAATACTCGTCGTGCAGCTGCTTGCGGATTTGGATCGGCTTCATCGCGCAGGATGGGTGTTCGGAGATTTGAAACCAGACAATCTGCTCGTAACCGGACCGCCGCCTCGTGTTCGCTGGCTCGATGTCGGGGGGACGACGGTGATTGGCCGATCGATTAAAGAGTATACCGAGTTTTTCGACCGCGGGTATTGGGGACTCGGGTCGAGAAAAGCGGAGCCTTCCTATGATTTATTTGCAGTGGCGATGATCATGATCAATGCCGCCTATCCAAAACGATTCAACAAAAAAAAGGACGGCTATTCACAGCTGATGAACGCGGTGAAAAGCCACCGTTCTTTAAAGCCGTATCAACGTGTGATCGCGTTTGCCTTGCAAGGAAAGTATGCGGGTGCTCCTTCCATGCGGCAAGACATGGTGAAAAGACTTCACGTTCGCGAGACGCCGCAGCCGTCGACGGGGGTCGGCGCCGGCACAAAACGTGCTCAAGCTTCCGCGAACAAACCGAAGAAGCGTCGGGAATGGACAAAAACGTTGATGCTCGGGCTCACTTTATTTATCGTCTATTTTCTCTATTTGTTCGGCATACATTGA
- a CDS encoding VWA domain-containing protein codes for MSKGTLRQLLLITDGCSNQGEDPTAMAALAKEQGITVNVIGVVENDTIAENGMKEIENIALSGGGISQIVYAKQLSQTVQMVTRQAMTQTIQGVVNKELQSILGEDEEMKDLSPEKRGEVMEVVDELGETLNLEVLILVDTSASMRSKLPTVQDALVDLSLSLGARSGSNRFALYSFPGKKRATEKILDWNPEINVIHEVLSKLSSGGVTPTGPAMREALTYFKRTRRRSRMEEDDLFIEESGS; via the coding sequence ATGAGCAAAGGAACGTTACGGCAATTACTGTTGATTACCGACGGCTGTTCCAACCAGGGAGAAGACCCGACAGCGATGGCCGCGCTCGCGAAGGAGCAAGGCATTACTGTCAATGTGATCGGGGTCGTAGAAAATGACACGATTGCAGAGAACGGGATGAAAGAAATTGAAAATATCGCGCTCTCCGGAGGCGGGATCAGTCAAATTGTGTATGCGAAGCAGTTGTCGCAAACGGTGCAAATGGTTACTCGCCAAGCGATGACGCAAACGATCCAAGGGGTCGTGAACAAGGAGCTGCAAAGCATTCTCGGCGAAGATGAGGAAATGAAGGATTTGTCACCGGAAAAACGCGGGGAAGTGATGGAGGTCGTCGACGAACTCGGCGAAACACTGAATCTGGAAGTGCTCATTCTTGTTGATACGAGCGCAAGCATGCGGTCGAAGTTGCCGACGGTTCAAGATGCCCTTGTCGACTTGTCACTCAGTTTGGGCGCTAGAAGCGGGTCAAACCGGTTTGCCTTGTATAGTTTTCCTGGAAAAAAACGAGCGACCGAAAAAATTCTCGATTGGAACCCGGAAATCAACGTCATTCACGAAGTGTTGTCGAAATTGTCTTCGGGAGGCGTCACTCCTACCGGACCGGCAATGAGAGAGGCGCTTACTTATTTCAAACGTACGCGGAGAAGGAGTCGGATGGAGGAAGATGACCTATTCATTGAAGAATCGGGCTCATAG